A single region of the Labrus bergylta chromosome 10, fLabBer1.1, whole genome shotgun sequence genome encodes:
- the pdxkb gene encoding pyridoxal (pyridoxine, vitamin B6) kinase b, with protein sequence MECRVLSIQSHVVRGYVGNKSASFPLQVLGFEVDSINSVQFSNHTGYSHWKGQVLTADELHVLYEGIKLNNVHQYDYVLTGYTRDTSFLEMVVDIVQELKRANPNLVYVCDPVLGDHGSMYVPQNLYPVYKNKVVPVADIITPNQFEAELLTGKNISTEKDAVEVMDLLHAMGPDTVVITSSDLPSRLGDRFLVSLGSQRHVRPDGSRATQRVRIEVPKVDAVFVGTGDLFAAMLLAWTHHYPNDLKMACEKTFSVMHHVIQRTISYAHELAGPGRRPSPPQLELRMVQSKADIEDPAIVTEATVIS encoded by the exons GTCTTAGGGTTTGAGGTGGACTCCATCAACTCCGTCCAGTTCTCTAACCACACAG gttaTTCTCATTGGAAAGGCCAGGTGTTGACAGCAGACGAGCTCCATGTTCTTTATGAAGGAATCAAACTGAACAACGTACACCAGTATGACTATGTTTTAACAG ggtaCACCAGAGACACATCCTTCTTGGAGATGGTCGTGGACATTGTTCAGGAGCTGAAGAGAGCAAACCCCAACCTGGTGTATG taTGTGACCCTGTCCTCGGGGATCATGGATCTATG TACGTTCCTCAGAATCTTTATCCCGTCTATAAGAACAAGGTGGTTCCTGTTGCTGACATTATTACTCCTAACCAGTTTGAGGCAGA ATTATTGACGGGGAAAAACATCAGCACAGAGAAAGATGCTGTAGAG GTTATGGACCTTCTCCATGCTATGGGCCCAGACACAGTGGTCATCACCTCCTCTGATTTGCCCTCCAGACTCGGAGACCGCTTCCTTGTGTCGCTGGGCAGCCAGCGCCATG TTCGCCCAGATGGCAGCAGGGCGACGCAGAGAGTTCGAATAGAAGTGCCCAAAGTGGACGCCGTCTTTGTAGGAACTGGAGATTTATTTGCTGCTATGCTGCTAGCGTGGACACACCACTACCCTAATGACCTTAAG ATGGCCTGTGAGAAGACGTTTTCAGTGATGCACCATGTCATCCAGAGGACCATTTCATATGCCCACG AGTTGGCAGGTCCTGGTCGGAGgcccagtccgccccagctggAGCTGAGGATGGTTCAAAGTAAAGCGGACATAGAAGACCCTGCTATAGTTACGGAGGCCACTGTCATATCCTAA